One window of Thioflexithrix psekupsensis genomic DNA carries:
- a CDS encoding NACHT domain-containing protein, protein MFSWFSSFKKRYYQSVIYEHRIFNVRGLRTMGTFTLELEKVFVELRIAPSSNPQQINFNPLSNRELLGSRPIWDFLKNTTPHQSAVFAIIGAPGSGKTTLLQHLALTLAAKKEKSYGLHQHYLPILLFLRNHTKYIVDYHLSLAELIQQHFADAKRYPHLNPPRDWFVRQLKKQSCLILLDGLDEIADLRDRQFVSNWIEQQVFNYPHCQFIITARPQGYLSAPLHRAHVLEIQAFTLEQVRHFIHAWYLANEVVSFGHKIDEGIRLRARQGAEDLLSRLNTMQTLSALTVNPLLLTMIAMVHRYRGQLPGRRVELYGEICDVLLGHWRQAIGIKDSLTAAQKRVVLQPLAAQMMLSKIRDISTAAAIAIIADPMESVGLDNKTALDFLMEVQASSGLLLEREPNVWSFAHLTFQEYLTASHLLEQKTTLYWSALVNDSWWHETLLLYAAQSDATLLVKSCLQFNTILALTLAADCLEEARELDRHIRIEVHQRLTEALISEDREKRRLAAEVRLNQRLKSLHRLDEMRDMDLSYLTWAEYQLFLDDNYAQGYYCQPDHWQQYCFRPEMALLPVSGIRAEDATAFCAWLNAREGGKVRYRLPTSEEALLITPPPSFFEGEYHLATWCQNNETYQLIFSDCSSYEKVLKNIKDYSFISASSLDKPETLIDYLRTWQFSDLDDKLARQQRHQLRIQALSVILAFDFDSELAYAFNFHQDIDLILGHDRTFEWTHAYVPEKTSANSPNAHIFIRDLARDMVIALDLAKDSISALELARDIALAQPIDNRALARSLVRARDLSHHLEQLSQHYQLHDMKQARDMAKMIVHDLSADLARARGRNSALARVQDLTQARAKALDRARTLAFALTRALVFISEFEPIYQQIEQHINEAKKRVEMMLHSDDVHLKRLAQLVQILLDYMDAPKTEKKQAWQIYLLHLVACLLEGYRMQAQMPAKKWFHPSNDLMNADKALLVDLYWWLQMTIARQKGELVCWEGIRIVRQGMFL, encoded by the coding sequence TTGTTTTCTTGGTTTTCTTCTTTTAAAAAACGCTATTATCAATCGGTCATTTATGAGCATCGCATTTTTAATGTTCGCGGTTTGCGGACAATGGGGACATTTACCTTAGAATTAGAAAAAGTATTTGTGGAGTTGCGCATTGCGCCTTCTTCTAATCCCCAACAAATTAATTTTAATCCTTTATCGAATCGGGAATTATTGGGCAGTCGGCCGATTTGGGATTTTCTCAAAAACACCACGCCGCACCAATCGGCCGTGTTTGCCATTATTGGCGCACCGGGGTCGGGAAAAACCACATTATTGCAACATTTGGCTTTAACGTTAGCCGCTAAAAAAGAAAAAAGTTACGGTTTACACCAGCATTATTTACCGATTTTATTATTTCTCCGCAATCACACTAAATATATTGTTGACTATCATCTTTCTTTAGCGGAATTAATTCAACAACATTTTGCCGATGCCAAACGTTATCCGCATTTAAATCCTCCGCGGGATTGGTTTGTGCGTCAATTAAAAAAACAATCTTGTTTAATTTTATTAGATGGTTTAGACGAAATTGCGGATTTAAGGGACAGGCAATTTGTGTCTAATTGGATAGAGCAACAAGTATTTAATTACCCGCATTGTCAATTTATCATTACTGCACGGCCACAAGGTTATTTAAGTGCGCCATTACATCGGGCGCATGTGTTAGAAATTCAAGCATTCACTTTAGAACAAGTTAGACATTTTATTCATGCGTGGTATTTAGCCAATGAAGTGGTGAGTTTTGGACATAAAATAGATGAAGGCATTCGTTTGCGCGCTAGACAAGGCGCGGAAGATTTATTGTCGCGTTTAAATACGATGCAAACATTGAGTGCTTTGACGGTGAATCCATTGTTATTAACTATGATTGCAATGGTGCATCGTTATCGCGGTCAATTACCGGGGCGCAGAGTGGAATTGTACGGGGAAATTTGTGACGTATTGTTAGGGCATTGGCGACAAGCCATTGGCATTAAAGACAGCTTAACTGCCGCACAAAAAAGAGTGGTGTTGCAACCTTTAGCTGCGCAAATGATGTTATCAAAAATTAGAGATATTTCTACTGCCGCAGCGATAGCCATTATTGCTGACCCCATGGAATCCGTAGGATTAGATAATAAAACTGCGCTTGATTTTTTAATGGAAGTGCAAGCCAGCAGTGGTTTATTATTAGAACGAGAGCCGAATGTATGGAGTTTTGCCCATTTAACTTTTCAAGAATATTTAACCGCTTCTCATTTATTAGAACAGAAAACAACATTATATTGGTCAGCCTTAGTCAATGACAGTTGGTGGCATGAAACTTTGTTATTATATGCCGCACAAAGTGATGCCACACTTTTAGTTAAATCTTGCTTGCAATTTAACACCATTTTGGCTTTAACTTTAGCGGCTGATTGTTTAGAAGAAGCCCGTGAATTAGATCGCCACATTCGCATTGAAGTACATCAACGATTAACCGAAGCACTTATTTCTGAAGATCGAGAAAAACGACGTTTAGCCGCAGAGGTACGCTTAAATCAACGTTTAAAAAGTTTGCATCGTCTGGATGAAATGCGCGATATGGATTTAAGCTATTTAACTTGGGCTGAATATCAATTATTTTTAGATGATAATTATGCCCAAGGTTATTATTGCCAGCCTGATCATTGGCAGCAATATTGTTTTAGGCCGGAAATGGCTTTATTACCCGTTTCTGGCATTCGTGCTGAAGATGCAACTGCTTTTTGTGCGTGGTTAAATGCGCGTGAAGGTGGAAAAGTTCGTTATCGTTTGCCTACCTCTGAAGAAGCCTTATTGATCACGCCTCCGCCTTCTTTTTTTGAGGGAGAATATCATTTAGCCACTTGGTGTCAAAATAATGAAACTTATCAATTAATATTTTCCGATTGTTCCAGTTATGAGAAAGTGTTAAAAAATATTAAAGATTATTCTTTTATTTCTGCCAGTTCTTTGGATAAACCAGAAACATTAATTGATTATTTACGCACTTGGCAGTTTAGCGATTTAGACGATAAATTAGCACGGCAACAACGACATCAATTACGCATTCAAGCCTTGAGTGTGATATTGGCTTTTGATTTTGACAGTGAATTGGCTTACGCATTTAATTTTCATCAAGATATTGATTTAATTTTAGGGCATGATCGAACTTTTGAATGGACTCATGCTTATGTTCCAGAAAAAACAAGTGCAAATTCTCCCAATGCGCATATTTTTATTCGTGATTTAGCCCGCGACATGGTGATTGCTTTAGATTTGGCAAAAGACAGTATTAGTGCTTTGGAATTGGCGCGAGATATTGCGTTGGCACAACCGATTGATAATCGCGCATTAGCACGATCTTTAGTGCGTGCCAGAGATTTGTCGCATCATTTAGAACAATTAAGTCAACATTATCAGCTTCATGATATGAAACAAGCGCGAGATATGGCTAAAATGATTGTGCATGATTTATCTGCCGATTTGGCGCGTGCCAGAGGACGAAATTCAGCATTAGCCAGAGTGCAAGATTTAACGCAAGCCCGTGCCAAAGCCTTAGATCGGGCGAGAACATTAGCATTTGCTTTAACGCGGGCATTGGTATTTATCAGTGAATTTGAACCGATTTATCAGCAAATTGAACAGCATATTAATGAAGCTAAAAAGCGGGTAGAAATGATGTTGCATTCGGATGATGTGCATTTAAAACGCTTGGCGCAATTGGTACAGATTTTATTGGATTATATGGACGCACCAAAAACAGAGAAAAAACAGGCATGGCAAATTTATTTATTGCATTTAGTGGCTTGTTTATTAGAAGGCTATCGCATGCAAGCGCAAATGCCTGCAAAAAAATGGTTTCATCCGTCTAATGATTTAATGAATGCCGATAAAGCCTTGTTAGTTGATCTCTACTGGTGGTTACAAATGACGATTGCTAGGCAAAAGGGGGAGTTGGTGTGTTGGGAAGGAATACGAATTGTGCGGCAAGGGATGTTTTTATGA
- a CDS encoding YiiD C-terminal domain-containing protein — protein MKEMLQDYFDTRIPITRDMRVKVQLCNQRVLILTAPLAINRNDKNTAFGGSVVSILTLAGWAITHTVLSRLQLHATTVVRRSKVDYIKPIDSEIMIISNMPSDHDIYRFKQDLMQRGKARWEIQARAECNQELAVDYSGVYISVLIPELIT, from the coding sequence ATGAAAGAAATGCTACAGGACTATTTCGACACCCGAATTCCCATTACTCGTGATATGAGAGTTAAGGTGCAATTGTGCAATCAACGGGTATTAATTTTAACCGCACCCTTAGCGATTAATCGCAATGATAAAAACACGGCTTTTGGCGGCAGTGTGGTGTCTATTTTAACCTTAGCGGGTTGGGCAATTACGCACACGGTATTGTCTCGTTTGCAATTACATGCCACTACCGTGGTTCGGCGCAGTAAAGTGGATTATATTAAACCGATTGACAGCGAAATTATGATCATTAGCAATATGCCCTCCGATCATGATATTTATCGCTTTAAACAAGACTTAATGCAGCGCGGTAAAGCCCGCTGGGAAATTCAAGCCCGCGCTGAATGCAATCAAGAGTTAGCGGTTGATTATTCTGGGGTTTATATTTCTGTGTTAATTCCAGAGTTAATCACTTGA
- a CDS encoding ATP-binding protein: MIALQGYTITEEIYSDAKSSIYRGHRDWDGLEVIIKTLRSDYPTPKELAQIRHEFELTRELSLKGSVRPYELVKCHNGLALILEDVGGESLKNLIARRKLSLVAFLKIAIQLTNAVGELHHHHIIHKDIKPSNVIVNMETNQVKITDFSISTRLAVENQHLSTLDKLEGTIAYMSPEQTGRMNRVIDYRSDFYSLGVTFYELLVGWLPFQSNDPIELIHCHIARIPPEPYILHSDIPRPVSDIIMKLMSKNAEERYQSAEGLRFDLQICLRAYKKHGTIEPFRLARQDIVDKFRLPQKLYGRTAELTTLLDTFDYVCQGSKSALLVCGDSGLGKTTLVQQLQKPVMQKNGFFVVGRFESTEQPHPYSALVHALREIVNCILTESASQIAQWRKKLLAILNHDIHLLSPVIPELEMIVGRHVKTDKSALLIEESDSSFKLAFEKCIQVFSTPDHPLVMFIDDIQWADVASLNLLQTMLTDANVQSFLLILGYRDPSPLSEKHPLYPMLQTLNHHLISMEQLILKPMKLEHVNQLITETLHCSLSYARPLAELVMTKTEGHPFFVNAFLKKVYRSGYLKFNRTSKRWEWNTQRIIEMDMTDNVVSIISERLQRLSDNCQEVLKLAACIGVTFDIKTLSTLYEQTEPVTTGALWEAVEENLIAPLSDSYQLLYNAVEGKDSTDFVSNNASYRFLHDRIQQAAYSLLLEEEKQVIHYQLGRLLREKTSPNQLDEMLFDIVRHLNQGIQQMHSDVDLYDLARLNLAVAKKSRTTGAYQTALIYLNTGLNILPADAWEKQYHLTMSLHTQAMEMEYANGHVERADKLFSIVLENAESLLDQARIYEIRILFFIAQNQLQKSLDMGLQVLHMLNMPVPREDSDLSGLFSELQPLLGERQIEELIDLPSMRDEHKLSALRILVSIALPSYFVAPKLYPILEFMQVRLCIQNGNSPMAASAYASYGLVLCGTLNDLDAGYRYGQLALKVLEKYPSKEYHARVLTLVNAFSRHWKDSAKESAAALLQTSEWSLNNGNIEYACYSGMYCAINTFLSTESLARANDTFQFVMDIMIRFKASEQIYYTQITQMWYQLSENLQSESRHICQLKGARCNEETLLPQLQAQSNKHALFCYYFIKGLLCYWLDDAHKALPYLEQAANVAHSAPASFHHSFYVFYHALVLYVTWNHLSPEQKTAKMSQLTQLETTLEKWSWHSPINFKAQYLLIQAEHARLEQQTEIALRYYEKAINHAHENGQIQIEAIINERAASFYQQLGSEKSARLYLADAHYAYIAWGATAKAKLLETAHPFLNYRHARKEWQNSMTQTTVNEPASSTTNTIAQYGSNFDLITVIKISQAIATELVLPELVKKLLHVVMENLGAQQGLLVLIREGQLYIEAEIRTEKSEAVLFQSMPLESLTSAQQSHYPIGLIHYVVRTQTGLMLHDAAQEGLFVNDSYITANKPLSILCNPLFYQDELIGILYLENNLIANAFTSNRTHMLQLLSNQIAIAIANAMFYE; this comes from the coding sequence ATGATCGCACTACAAGGTTACACCATCACCGAAGAAATTTACAGCGATGCCAAAAGTAGCATTTATCGCGGCCATCGGGATTGGGATGGATTGGAAGTCATTATTAAAACATTACGCTCTGATTATCCTACACCAAAAGAATTGGCGCAAATTCGCCATGAATTTGAATTAACCAGAGAATTAAGTTTAAAAGGTTCTGTGCGCCCTTATGAATTGGTGAAATGTCATAATGGTTTAGCCTTAATTTTGGAAGATGTGGGCGGAGAATCATTAAAAAATTTAATTGCACGGCGTAAATTAAGTCTAGTTGCTTTTCTCAAAATAGCCATTCAATTAACCAATGCGGTGGGAGAATTGCACCATCATCATATTATTCACAAAGACATTAAACCTTCTAATGTGATTGTGAATATGGAAACCAATCAGGTAAAAATTACGGATTTTAGCATTTCGACCCGCTTGGCAGTAGAAAATCAACATTTAAGCACTTTAGACAAATTAGAAGGCACGATTGCTTACATGTCACCTGAGCAAACAGGGCGCATGAATCGCGTCATTGATTACCGCAGTGATTTTTATTCTTTAGGCGTAACTTTTTATGAATTATTAGTGGGTTGGTTGCCGTTTCAAAGTAATGATCCCATTGAATTAATTCATTGTCATATTGCGCGAATTCCGCCTGAACCTTATATTTTACATTCAGATATTCCGCGTCCTGTTTCGGACATTATTATGAAATTAATGTCAAAAAATGCCGAAGAGCGTTATCAAAGTGCGGAAGGTTTGCGTTTTGATTTGCAAATTTGTTTGCGCGCTTATAAAAAACACGGAACAATTGAGCCATTTCGTTTGGCGCGACAAGATATTGTGGATAAGTTTCGTTTGCCGCAAAAACTCTACGGTCGCACTGCGGAATTAACGACCTTATTAGACACTTTTGATTATGTGTGTCAGGGCAGTAAATCAGCGTTATTAGTCTGTGGTGATTCGGGTTTGGGTAAAACCACATTAGTGCAGCAATTACAAAAACCCGTGATGCAGAAAAATGGTTTTTTTGTGGTGGGGCGTTTTGAAAGTACGGAACAACCGCATCCTTACAGCGCATTAGTTCATGCGTTGCGCGAAATTGTTAATTGCATTTTAACCGAATCCGCCAGTCAAATTGCCCAATGGCGTAAAAAATTATTAGCTATTTTAAATCACGACATTCATTTATTATCGCCTGTTATTCCTGAATTAGAAATGATTGTCGGTCGTCATGTTAAAACAGATAAAAGTGCGTTACTTATAGAAGAAAGTGACAGTTCTTTTAAATTGGCTTTTGAAAAGTGCATTCAAGTTTTTTCCACGCCCGATCATCCTTTGGTGATGTTTATTGATGATATTCAGTGGGCAGATGTAGCCAGTTTAAATTTATTGCAAACCATGCTAACCGATGCCAATGTGCAATCATTTTTGCTGATTCTCGGCTATCGTGACCCCAGTCCATTAAGCGAAAAACATCCGCTTTATCCCATGTTGCAAACGTTAAATCATCATTTAATTTCAATGGAACAATTGATTTTAAAACCGATGAAATTAGAACATGTGAATCAACTCATTACTGAAACACTCCATTGTTCTCTGAGTTATGCGCGTCCTTTAGCCGAATTGGTGATGACAAAAACAGAAGGGCATCCTTTTTTTGTCAATGCGTTTTTAAAAAAGGTGTATCGTTCGGGTTATTTAAAATTTAATCGTACCAGCAAACGTTGGGAATGGAACACCCAAAGAATTATTGAAATGGACATGACCGATAATGTGGTGTCTATCATTAGCGAACGCTTGCAACGTTTATCAGATAATTGTCAAGAAGTATTAAAATTAGCGGCTTGTATTGGAGTCACTTTTGATATTAAAACCTTATCCACGCTTTACGAACAAACTGAACCTGTCACCACAGGCGCATTATGGGAAGCCGTAGAGGAAAATTTAATTGCACCATTAAGCGACAGTTACCAATTACTTTATAATGCGGTGGAAGGAAAAGACAGCACTGATTTTGTCAGCAATAATGCGTCTTATCGCTTTTTACATGATCGTATTCAACAAGCGGCTTATTCGTTATTATTAGAAGAAGAAAAACAAGTTATTCACTACCAATTAGGGCGATTATTACGCGAAAAAACCTCACCCAATCAGCTCGATGAAATGCTGTTTGATATTGTGCGCCATTTAAATCAAGGCATTCAACAAATGCACAGCGATGTGGATTTATATGATTTAGCGCGTTTAAATTTGGCGGTGGCGAAAAAATCGAGAACCACAGGAGCGTATCAAACCGCTTTAATTTATCTCAATACGGGCTTAAATATTTTGCCTGCGGATGCGTGGGAGAAACAATATCATTTAACCATGTCATTGCACACCCAAGCGATGGAAATGGAATATGCCAATGGACATGTGGAACGTGCCGATAAATTATTTTCTATTGTGCTGGAAAATGCCGAAAGTTTATTAGATCAAGCACGTATTTATGAAATTAGAATTTTATTTTTTATTGCGCAAAACCAATTGCAAAAATCATTAGACATGGGCTTGCAAGTGCTGCACATGTTAAATATGCCTGTGCCGCGTGAAGACAGCGATTTAAGCGGATTATTTTCCGAATTGCAACCTTTATTGGGCGAGCGACAAATTGAAGAATTAATTGATTTGCCCAGTATGCGCGATGAACATAAATTATCAGCATTGCGCATTTTAGTCAGCATTGCATTGCCGTCTTATTTTGTCGCGCCTAAATTATACCCTATTTTGGAATTTATGCAGGTGCGTTTGTGCATTCAAAATGGCAATTCTCCGATGGCGGCCAGTGCTTATGCCTCCTATGGTTTGGTGTTATGCGGGACATTAAATGATTTAGATGCGGGCTATCGTTATGGACAATTAGCCTTAAAAGTTTTAGAAAAATATCCCAGTAAAGAATATCATGCGCGTGTTTTAACTTTAGTGAATGCGTTCTCACGCCATTGGAAAGATTCGGCGAAAGAATCCGCCGCCGCATTATTGCAAACCAGTGAATGGTCATTGAATAATGGCAATATTGAATATGCCTGTTATTCAGGAATGTATTGTGCGATTAATACTTTTTTAAGTACAGAATCTTTAGCCCGTGCTAATGATACCTTTCAATTTGTCATGGACATTATGATTCGCTTTAAGGCCAGCGAACAGATTTATTACACCCAAATTACCCAAATGTGGTATCAATTATCCGAGAATTTACAAAGCGAAAGTCGCCATATATGCCAATTAAAAGGCGCACGTTGCAATGAGGAAACATTACTGCCGCAATTACAAGCACAATCGAATAAACATGCGCTATTTTGTTATTACTTTATTAAAGGTTTATTATGCTATTGGTTAGATGATGCCCATAAAGCCTTACCTTATTTAGAACAAGCCGCTAACGTTGCACACAGCGCGCCTGCCAGTTTTCATCATAGTTTTTATGTTTTTTATCATGCGCTGGTTTTATATGTGACATGGAATCATTTATCGCCAGAACAAAAAACAGCGAAAATGTCACAATTAACCCAATTAGAAACAACATTAGAAAAATGGTCATGGCATTCTCCCATTAATTTTAAAGCGCAATATTTATTAATCCAAGCCGAACATGCCCGCTTAGAGCAACAAACTGAAATTGCTTTACGCTATTATGAAAAAGCCATTAATCACGCCCATGAAAATGGACAAATTCAAATTGAAGCCATTATTAATGAACGTGCCGCTTCTTTTTATCAACAATTAGGTTCTGAAAAATCAGCTCGTTTATATTTAGCTGATGCGCATTATGCGTATATTGCGTGGGGGGCGACGGCTAAAGCGAAATTATTAGAAACAGCACATCCTTTTTTAAATTACCGTCATGCGCGTAAAGAATGGCAAAATAGCATGACCCAAACTACGGTGAATGAACCCGCCAGTTCTACTACTAATACTATTGCGCAATATGGCAGTAATTTTGATTTAATTACCGTGATTAAAATTTCTCAAGCCATTGCGACAGAATTGGTTTTGCCTGAATTGGTAAAAAAATTATTACACGTGGTGATGGAAAATTTAGGCGCGCAACAAGGTTTATTGGTTTTAATTCGAGAGGGGCAGTTATATATTGAAGCCGAAATTCGCACTGAGAAAAGCGAAGCGGTGTTATTTCAATCCATGCCATTAGAAAGCCTCACTTCAGCCCAACAAAGTCACTATCCTATTGGTTTAATTCATTACGTGGTGCGCACCCAAACGGGCTTAATGCTACACGATGCCGCACAAGAAGGATTATTTGTCAATGACAGCTATATCACGGCGAATAAACCGTTATCAATTCTTTGCAATCCGTTGTTTTATCAAGATGAATTAATTGGCATTTTATATTTAGAAAATAATCTCATTGCCAATGCGTTTACTTCTAATCGCACCCACATGTTGCAATTATTATCGAATCAAATTGCCATTGCCATTGCGAATGCCATGTTTTATGAATAA
- a CDS encoding ATP-binding protein produces MGLNLVQLDVDKLVQDVVTVIEPLLGDNELLVNCAGGMGHIFADQIKLRQILMNLLSNAAKFTQQGSITFTITRQHADPAQGNHNNDWLMFEIADTGIGMPQEHLQHIFEAFYQLDSSTTRQYGGTGLGLTISERFARMMGGRITVTSEVGRGSTFVVYLPAYVAENAAIGHKK; encoded by the coding sequence ATGGGATTGAATTTAGTCCAATTGGATGTGGATAAATTGGTGCAAGATGTGGTCACTGTGATTGAGCCATTATTGGGCGATAATGAATTATTAGTGAATTGTGCGGGGGGAATGGGACATATTTTTGCGGATCAAATTAAATTGCGACAAATCTTAATGAATTTACTCAGTAATGCCGCCAAATTTACCCAACAAGGCAGCATTACTTTTACCATTACTCGCCAACATGCCGATCCCGCACAAGGCAATCACAATAATGATTGGTTAATGTTTGAAATTGCCGATACCGGTATTGGAATGCCGCAAGAACATTTGCAACATATTTTTGAAGCCTTTTACCAATTAGATAGCTCCACCACGCGGCAATATGGTGGCACTGGATTAGGGCTAACTATTAGCGAACGTTTTGCCCGCATGATGGGCGGAAGAATTACTGTCACCAGTGAAGTGGGACGTGGCTCAACATTTGTGGTTTATTTACCCGCTTATGTTGCAGAAAATGCCGCCATCGGTCATAAAAAATAA
- a CDS encoding OmpA family protein has product MKGNTRNDKPYLAMGIMVLCGLLLLGCGQKTVSQSPHHSIKSVLTDRGLLLILESVYFSFNSAQLNDSALSVIGQIVDIIGEYPNSHVAIDGYTDDRGSTAYNLRLSTARAESVKSALVAHGVLAERLTAQGFGASNPIADNRTAEGRQRNRRVEILILKPIDIPNK; this is encoded by the coding sequence ATGAAAGGCAACACACGAAATGATAAGCCTTATTTGGCAATGGGAATAATGGTATTGTGTGGTTTATTATTGTTAGGATGTGGACAAAAAACGGTGAGTCAATCACCCCATCATTCCATTAAAAGCGTATTAACGGATCGCGGTTTATTATTAATATTAGAATCGGTTTATTTTTCCTTTAATTCGGCACAATTAAACGATTCTGCATTATCGGTTATTGGGCAAATTGTCGATATTATTGGCGAATATCCCAACAGTCATGTCGCCATTGACGGTTACACCGATGATCGCGGCAGTACCGCTTACAATTTACGCTTATCCACTGCTCGCGCTGAAAGCGTAAAATCGGCTTTAGTGGCGCATGGTGTGTTAGCCGAGCGTTTAACTGCGCAAGGTTTTGGTGCCAGCAATCCCATTGCCGACAATCGCACGGCCGAAGGACGGCAACGTAATCGCCGCGTAGAAATTCTCATTTTAAAACCCATCGATATTCCCAATAAATAA
- a CDS encoding tyrosine-type recombinase/integrase, with translation MAQLHVIGRDIEEDKPLNLSFDEGKWTHLSDFEKSITPERAKLALLILGNYSIKEVKIRLLPQHDQRQKYPLTFDEQRRLFNHLPDHLRQMSLFMVNTGTRDSEVCNLQWSMEIPIEPLNNSVFLIPSQLVKNGYDRVIVLNSVAKQVIDEQRGKHPSHVFSFRGKPLNRMNNTGWKVARAAAGLKVRVHDLKHTYGTRLRSAGVDEETRKELLGHRSGRSITTHYCDANIKNLIEASERATNPAHESTLLTILIRKSTR, from the coding sequence GTGGCGCAATTGCATGTTATTGGTCGAGACATAGAAGAAGATAAACCCTTAAACTTATCCTTTGATGAGGGCAAATGGACACATTTAAGTGACTTTGAAAAATCGATAACGCCCGAACGTGCCAAATTAGCGTTATTAATTTTGGGCAATTACTCCATTAAGGAAGTGAAAATCCGCTTATTACCGCAGCATGATCAACGCCAAAAATACCCGCTGACGTTCGACGAACAACGACGCTTGTTTAACCACTTGCCTGACCACTTGCGACAGATGTCGTTATTCATGGTCAACACGGGAACGCGAGACAGTGAAGTGTGTAACCTGCAATGGTCTATGGAGATACCGATAGAACCGCTTAACAACAGCGTGTTCCTCATCCCATCGCAGCTTGTCAAGAATGGCTATGACCGGGTGATTGTGTTGAATTCTGTTGCAAAACAAGTGATTGATGAACAGCGGGGAAAGCATCCCAGTCACGTGTTTAGCTTTAGGGGAAAGCCGTTAAACCGTATGAACAATACAGGGTGGAAAGTAGCCAGAGCCGCGGCGGGCTTAAAGGTAAGGGTGCATGACCTAAAACACACCTACGGGACACGCCTAAGAAGCGCAGGCGTTGACGAAGAGACGCGCAAGGAGTTGCTAGGACACCGATCAGGGCGAAGCATTACGACACACTATTGCGATGCCAACATCAAGAACCTGATAGAAGCCTCCGAACGAGCCACGAACCCCGCCCATGAGTCCACACTACTAACAATCCTCATTCGTAAGTCAACCCGTTAA
- the queA gene encoding tRNA preQ1(34) S-adenosylmethionine ribosyltransferase-isomerase QueA translates to MMQRSDFNFTLPDELIAQYPTEQRTASRLLYVPSPSGIALIDLQFSELPDYLTSGDLLIFNNTQVIPARLFARKKTTGGQVELLIERLLENQHALVQLKASKTPAINSELVLENGLIVRIKARQEQFFKVQFETQESLLDLLQSIGHIPLPPYIRRDDTRVDSERYQTVYASRPGAVAAPTAGLHFDQPLLQRLQAQGVAFGYVTLHVGAGTFTPLRVNDLSQHQMHSEWLQVTEEVCQQIQSTKANGGRVIAVGTTSVRALETAAATGKIQPYEGETRLFITPGYRFKSVDGLITNFHLPESTLFMLVCAFGGYDRILSAYHHAVEKRYRFFSYGDAMFIAAKHE, encoded by the coding sequence ATGATGCAGCGTTCTGATTTTAACTTTACTTTACCCGATGAATTAATTGCACAATATCCAACAGAACAACGTACGGCCAGCCGTTTGCTCTATGTACCGTCACCATCGGGAATTGCGCTTATCGATTTACAGTTTAGCGAATTGCCAGACTATTTAACAAGCGGGGATTTATTAATTTTCAATAATACACAAGTCATTCCTGCACGTTTATTTGCCCGTAAAAAAACAACGGGAGGTCAAGTTGAATTATTAATTGAACGTTTACTAGAAAATCAGCACGCGTTGGTTCAATTAAAAGCCAGTAAAACACCTGCAATAAACAGTGAATTGGTATTAGAAAATGGTCTTATTGTACGCATTAAAGCCCGTCAAGAACAATTTTTTAAGGTTCAATTTGAAACACAAGAATCGCTGTTAGACCTGCTGCAAAGCATAGGCCATATTCCTTTGCCGCCCTACATTCGGCGCGATGACACGCGGGTTGACAGCGAACGTTATCAGACGGTGTATGCGTCGCGTCCGGGCGCGGTGGCTGCGCCGACCGCAGGGTTACACTTCGATCAGCCCTTGTTGCAGCGTTTACAGGCGCAGGGGGTGGCTTTTGGCTATGTGACGCTGCATGTGGGCGCGGGGACGTTTACGCCGTTGCGGGTAAATGATTTGTCCCAACACCAGATGCACAGCGAATGGTTACAAGTCACAGAAGAAGTTTGTCAACAAATTCAATCGACTAAAGCCAACGGCGGCCGCGTCATCGCCGTGGGAACAACCTCTGTACGTGCTTTGGAAACGGCAGCCGCGACGGGAAAAATACAGCCTTATGAGGGAGAAACACGGCTTTTTATTACGCCCGGTTATCGTTTTAAGAGTGTGGATGGTTTAATTACTAATTTTCACTTGCCTGAATCAACATTATTCATGTTAGTTTGTGCATTCGGTGGTTATGACAGAATATTGTCTGCTTATCACCATGCGGTAGAGAAAAGATACCGTTTTTTTAGTTATGGCGATGCGATGTTTATTGCGGCTAAACATGAGTAA